One part of the Musa acuminata AAA Group cultivar baxijiao chromosome BXJ1-5, Cavendish_Baxijiao_AAA, whole genome shotgun sequence genome encodes these proteins:
- the LOC135673101 gene encoding leucine-rich repeat extensin-like protein 2 isoform X3, whose product MDQRGNLVTFRDPESARRSVADPNPVIDGRRANCNIASMGRPKPSPPRGRSNQEGSMYQGPVQAPDPPYSRLPAQLPFPSPPMIYPTPYGYVAYPSGHGYQQAAVYDPQMASYYYQQLYGPTSPSAVVPPPYHYPPLGYSTQTGRASFPSPGQGPRPPLMVPTSSQQYPFQLRSPSQARQPLNTITRELLSRPPQLDQIPMTRILEGGNLHPSAYKLVRINQLD is encoded by the exons ATGGATCAGCGAGGTAACTTG GTGACTTTTCGGGACCCGGAATCGGCACGGCGGTCAGTTGCCGACCCCAACCCGGTGATCGACGGCCGGCGAGCAAACTGCAACATCGCCTCCATGGGGAGGCCCAAACCCTCTCCACCACGAG GGAGGAGCAACCAAGAAGGGAGCATGTACCAGGGCCCAGTGCAGGCGCCGGACCCACCTTATAGCAGACTGCCAGCTCAACTACCCTTCCCTTCCCCTCCGATGATCTACCCTACCCCGTACGG TTATGTGGCTTACCCATCTGGGCATGGATACCAACAA GCTGCAGTGTACGACCCCCAAATGGCATCCTATTACTATCAACAGCTATATGGACCAACCTCTCCATCGGCTGTCGTTCCTCCGCCCTACCATTACCCTCCATTAGGGTACTCCACCCAAACTGGCAGGGCAAGTTTTCCTTCACCGGGACAAGGCCCACGGCCACCTCTCATGGTTCCCACGTCTTCTCAGCAGTACCCATTTCAACTCCGATCCCCATCACAAGCAAGGCAGCCCCTGAACACCATA ACTCGCGAGCTCCTGAGCAGACCTCCACAGCTGGATCAGATACCGATGACCAGGATTCTTGAAGGAGGCAATTTACATCCTTCAGCATATAAACTTGTGCGCATCAACCAACTTGACTGA
- the LOC135673101 gene encoding uncharacterized protein LOC135673101 isoform X1 produces MASSSSSTSSPQYRSRFGDTTLTKVFVGGLAWETPTEELHRYFEQFGEILEAVIISDKITGRSKGYGFVTFRDPESARRSVADPNPVIDGRRANCNIASMGRPKPSPPRGRSNQEGSMYQGPVQAPDPPYSRLPAQLPFPSPPMIYPTPYGYVAYPSGHGYQQAAVYDPQMASYYYQQLYGPTSPSAVVPPPYHYPPLGYSTQTGRASFPSPGQGPRPPLMVPTSSQQYPFQLRSPSQARQPLNTITRELLSRPPQLDQIPMTRILEGGNLHPSAYKLVRINQLD; encoded by the exons AtggcttcctcttcttcatcaacTTCCAGCCCTCAATACAGATCAAGGTTTGGTGACACAACCTTGACCAAAGTGTTTGTGGGGGGATTGGCTTGGGAGACTCCCACCGAGGAGCTCCATCGCTACTTCGAGCAGTTCGGCGAGATCCTCGAGGCCGTCATCATATCCGACAAGATCACCGGCCGATCCAAAGGATATGGCTTC GTGACTTTTCGGGACCCGGAATCGGCACGGCGGTCAGTTGCCGACCCCAACCCGGTGATCGACGGCCGGCGAGCAAACTGCAACATCGCCTCCATGGGGAGGCCCAAACCCTCTCCACCACGAG GGAGGAGCAACCAAGAAGGGAGCATGTACCAGGGCCCAGTGCAGGCGCCGGACCCACCTTATAGCAGACTGCCAGCTCAACTACCCTTCCCTTCCCCTCCGATGATCTACCCTACCCCGTACGG TTATGTGGCTTACCCATCTGGGCATGGATACCAACAA GCTGCAGTGTACGACCCCCAAATGGCATCCTATTACTATCAACAGCTATATGGACCAACCTCTCCATCGGCTGTCGTTCCTCCGCCCTACCATTACCCTCCATTAGGGTACTCCACCCAAACTGGCAGGGCAAGTTTTCCTTCACCGGGACAAGGCCCACGGCCACCTCTCATGGTTCCCACGTCTTCTCAGCAGTACCCATTTCAACTCCGATCCCCATCACAAGCAAGGCAGCCCCTGAACACCATA ACTCGCGAGCTCCTGAGCAGACCTCCACAGCTGGATCAGATACCGATGACCAGGATTCTTGAAGGAGGCAATTTACATCCTTCAGCATATAAACTTGTGCGCATCAACCAACTTGACTGA
- the LOC135673101 gene encoding uncharacterized protein LOC135673101 isoform X2, giving the protein MASSSSSTSSPQYRSRFGDTTLTKVFVGGLAWETPTEELHRYFEQFGEILEAVIISDKITGRSKGYGFVTFRDPESARRSVADPNPVIDGRRANCNIASMGRPKPSPPRGRSNQEGSMYQGPVQAPDPPYSRLPAQLPFPSPPMIYPTPYGYVAYPSGHGYQQAAVYDPQMASYYYQQLYGPTSPSAVVPPPYHYPPLGYSTQTGRASFPSPGQGPRPPLMVPTSSQQYPFQLRSPSQARQPLNTIVDSRAPEQTSTAGSDTDDQDS; this is encoded by the exons AtggcttcctcttcttcatcaacTTCCAGCCCTCAATACAGATCAAGGTTTGGTGACACAACCTTGACCAAAGTGTTTGTGGGGGGATTGGCTTGGGAGACTCCCACCGAGGAGCTCCATCGCTACTTCGAGCAGTTCGGCGAGATCCTCGAGGCCGTCATCATATCCGACAAGATCACCGGCCGATCCAAAGGATATGGCTTC GTGACTTTTCGGGACCCGGAATCGGCACGGCGGTCAGTTGCCGACCCCAACCCGGTGATCGACGGCCGGCGAGCAAACTGCAACATCGCCTCCATGGGGAGGCCCAAACCCTCTCCACCACGAG GGAGGAGCAACCAAGAAGGGAGCATGTACCAGGGCCCAGTGCAGGCGCCGGACCCACCTTATAGCAGACTGCCAGCTCAACTACCCTTCCCTTCCCCTCCGATGATCTACCCTACCCCGTACGG TTATGTGGCTTACCCATCTGGGCATGGATACCAACAA GCTGCAGTGTACGACCCCCAAATGGCATCCTATTACTATCAACAGCTATATGGACCAACCTCTCCATCGGCTGTCGTTCCTCCGCCCTACCATTACCCTCCATTAGGGTACTCCACCCAAACTGGCAGGGCAAGTTTTCCTTCACCGGGACAAGGCCCACGGCCACCTCTCATGGTTCCCACGTCTTCTCAGCAGTACCCATTTCAACTCCGATCCCCATCACAAGCAAGGCAGCCCCTGAACACCATAGTAG ACTCGCGAGCTCCTGAGCAGACCTCCACAGCTGGATCAGATACCGATGACCAGGATTCTTGA